AAATCGCGCGACGTGCTGAACGCCGTCATCAAGGATGCCGATCCGGCAACTGCGCTGAGCAACAAGCGGTTCCCGTGGCTTTCGGCGCAGCGCATCGAACTGGGCATGTGCCCGGTCAATGCCATCCGCGTGGCCTATACCGGCGAATTGGGCTGGGAATTGCATCACCCCATCGAGATGCAAAATTACCTGTTCGATTTGCTGGAAAAGGCCGGCGAAAAGCATGGGATGAAGCTGGTCGGCGCCCGCGCGCAGAACTGGCTGCGGCAAGAGAAAAGCTATCGCGCCTTTGGCAATGAGCTAGGCCGCGACGCGACCCCGCTCGAGGCTGATCTGCCGCGCTTTGTCGATCTGGACAAGGAATTCCGCGGCAAGGCCCGGATGGTCGAGACCGGCGTGCGCGTGAAATGCTGCACGCTTCTGATCGACGGGCCTGCGGATGCCGATCCCTGGGGGCGTGAGGTGCTCTACACGCCCGAAGGCGAGCGGGTTGGTCGCCTGACCTCGGGTGGCTATTCGGTGGCCTTCGGGAAATCCATCGGTATGGGCTATGTCAAACCCGAGCAGGCGGTCGAGGGCACCAAGCTCAAGGTCAAGATGCTCGATCAGCTTTGGGATGCGGTCGTGACCTGCGACAGCCCCTATGACCCCAAGAACGAGACCATCCGCAAGGATGGGTGAACATAACAGGGGGCACCAATTGGTGCCCCTATTTCCAATGCGTGCCCAGCCAGTCTTTCCACTGCCTCTCTGACCCGGCAAAGACGTTGATATCGACGCCGCCCTCGACCCCCGGCACAATGCCTGTGCCGGTATATTGCCAAAAGGTCCAGCGTTTGCCGGGGTAGACCTGATCGGGCGTCTTCGCCACCGCGCGCAGCCAGAATTCCACCCCCTCGATCTGCCCAATGCCGGTTTGTTCGTAGAATTCCGGCGTGGTGTAGATGATCGGGCGTTGGCCGTAATACCGCTCGACGATATCAAGGAAAATCTGCGCTTGCCTGCGCACCTCTGCCCCCGGTGGGCGCACCACGCAGGTGGGGGAAAACGGGTTCCACTCCATGTCAAGCACGGGCGGCAACGCGCGGCCCCGACGTGGCACATTCTGGATGAACCATTGCGCCTGCACCTCGGGCGGGGTGCAGAAATAGTAGAAATGATAGGCCCCGCGCGGGATGCCCTCGCGCGCCGCCAATTGCCAGTTGCGGTCGAATTGCGCGTCCTTGAGATCGCCGCCCTCGGTTGCCTTGATAAAGGCAAAGGCCACACCCGAAAGCGCCACGCGCCGCCAGTCGATTTCGTTCTGGAACCGCGCCACATCAAGGCCATGCACCGGATAGCTAGACGGCCCGCGCGGGCCGAAATCGACCGGGGCATAATCGCCATACCGCTCGGTTGCCAGAGCGGGCCCGCATATGAGGGCGAGGCAGAGTAAAAAAGGACGCAGCATCTGAAAACCCGTTACAGTGATACCTGTTTCGAGCCTAACGCAAAGACTGCCGCCCGGTCAGCCGTTTTTGTACGGCCTACCCTTTTTCCGCCAATTCATCGTAACAGGCGAGCGCCTTGGCGGCATACATCATCGCCGGGCCGCCGCCCATCTGGATTGACATGGCCAGCACATCGCCCACCTCTTCGCGGGTGGCCCCAGTGCGAATAAGCGCCTCCATATGCAGGGCGATACAGGGTTCGCATTTGGTGGCGACCGCAATGCCGAGGGCCACGAATTCCTTGACCTTGAACTCAAGCGTGCCGCCTTCCTTGACGGCCTTGCCCAAGCCGCCAAAGGCGCGGGCGGTGTCGGGGATAAGCGCATTCAGCGCGCGCAATTCCTGTCGGGTGGTGTCGATCTTGTCTGGCCAACGCATTTGCGGGATCTCCATACCTGTCTCTGCCTCGGCAGAAACCATGCTACGCCTCTCGTGGCCTTGATCCAGATCAGGCGGAACGCTCAGCAATCAGCAGGACATTGTTGGCAGGCATCGCACGGCTTTCGATCAGGATGAGCCCCGCGTCGCGCAGCCAATGCTGGACCTCTTCCAGATCCTTGTAGCCGATGGCGGGGTCCTGCGCGATGAGGCTGGCATGAAACCGGGCGTCACCCTCGGAGGTGGCCTCGCCTGACCGCAGGAACGGCCCGTAAAGGGCAAAGCGCCCGCCGGGGGCGAGGGCATCGGCCCCCTCTTGCACCAGCGTTTGCGCCTCGGGTGTTGAGATGAGGTGCAAGAGGTTGATCAGCACGATCAGGGCGCGGTTGCCGTGCTCTGCGCCCCAACCGGCTTGGGTGGCGTTCAGGGGCAGGGCGGCGCGCAGATTGGGCAACCCGGCCTCTGCCGCCCAGGCGTTGATACTGTCGCGCCGCGCGGGGTCAATCTCGGTTGGTTGCCAGTCAAGGCCGGGCATCGCGCGGGCAAAGCCCACGATATGCTGCCCCGTGCCGCTTGCAATCTCAAGCGCACGGCCTGTTGCGGGGGCAATCGAGGCAAGCGCCTCGGTGATGGCTGCTGCGTTGCGTTCGGCAGAGGGCGCGTGCAGTTTGGCCCCGTCGCCCGCATGTGCGATCGACGCCGTGGGCGGCAGGGGGCGTTGCTCCATCGGCTCAGGCCTCTTCGGTGCGGTCAGTGGCGGGGGGCGGGGCGGGGCTGAGCGTGGCCATCCGCGCATAGAGCGCCGCGTCCATATCGAATTCCAGAGCGGCCAGCGACGGCGCAATCTGCGCGGCAGAGCGCCCGGAAATGATTGGCACAGGCCGCGCCGGGTGCTGTGCTGCCCATGCCACCGCAAGGGTCGCGGGATCGGTGCCCAGCTCTTGCGCGATCTGGCTCAGGTGAACGGCGGCCTCTTGCATCCAGCCCTGACCATAGCGCACGGCGTAGCGTTCATTGCCCGTGAGCCGCCCGGTTTCGCCACGTGCATATTTGCCGGTGAGCAACCCCCCGGCCAACGGCGAGTACCCCGCCACCACCATCCCTTCGGAGGCGGCCATCGGCAGGATTTCAACCTCGGCCTGCCGCTTGATGAGGCTATACATCGGTTGCAGGATCGAAATCGTCAGATCAAACCGCGCCGCGATGCATGCGGCCTTCATCACCTGCCAAGCGGCGAAATTCGACAGGCCGACATGGTCGATCTGCCCGCGCGCGCGCAAATCGGCAAAGGTTTCCAAGGTTTCTTCAAGGGGCGTGTCGGGATCAAAGCGGTGAAGATAGAGGATCTCGACCTTGTCCATACCAAGACGTTGGCGGGAAATATCGAACTGCGCGAGGATATTTGCCCGCCCCGCCCCGCCGGAATATCCGGCCTTGGTGGCAATCGTCAGCCGGTCGCGGTGCGGTGCGGCGAATTGGCCCAAAAGCGTTTCCGCCGCCCCATCGGTGTACAGATGCGCCGTGTCGAAATGCGTAATGCCCGCCGCAAGACACGCATCGAACATCGCGCGCGAGGCGGCTTCATCAGCGGCATCGCCGAATTGCATGGTGCCAAAGGCAAAGCGGCTGGCCGGGGTTCCATCGGGGGAGGTGATCACTGTTCTCATGGTGCACAGAGTGCCACGCGCAAGCAGCAAAGAAAAGCTGTCACCTTGCATGTTGAGAGGCATGAGCTTAGGCGGATAGAAAGAGACCTGAACCTGCCGCAAGGAGTGCCCGCGCATGAAAATGCATGAAACCTTCATCAAGCCGATGCATCCGGAGGGGCGCAAGTTCGTGGCGATCTTTGCGCTGATCACCTTTGGGCTTTTCATGCTCTGGGATGTTTTGGGCTGGATCGGTGTGGGCCTCACGGTCTGGTGTTATTATTTCTTTCGTGACCCAGAGCGTGTGACCCCCGAACGCCCCGGTCTGATCATCAGCCCCGCCGACGGCATGGTGTCGCTGATCGAACCGGCGGTGCCGCCTGCCGAACTGGGCCTGCCCGCCACGCCGCTCACGCGCGTCAGCGTGTTCATGAGCGTGTTCAACTGCCATGTGAACCGTGCGCCAGTCGCCGGGCGGGTCAGCGCTGTTGCCTATCGCCCCGGCAAGTTCTTCAATGCGTCGCTCGACAAGGCCAGCGCGGATAACGAGCGCAATGGCGTGGTGATCGAAATGGCTGATGGGCGGCTCTTGCCGGTGGTTCAGATCGCGGGGCTGGTGGCGCGGCGGATCGTGTGTTTCGTAAAACCGGGGGATGCCCTTGGGCGTGGTGAGCGCTTTGGCCTTATCCGCTTTGGGTCTCGGCTTGATATTTATCTGCCCGAAGGTGTGGTCCCAAGCGTGCGCGTGGGACAAACCATGGTGGCAGGGGAAACCGTGATCGCGGAGTTGGGCCAGTGACACCAGAGCCAGAGCCGCCAGCGCGCCGCGAGGTCACGCTCGCACAGCTTTTGCCAAATATGCTGACCGTTGCCGCGATCTGTGCCGGGGTCACGGCGATCCGGCTGGGCGTGCAGGGGGATTATGTGCGCGCCGTGCAACTCCTGCTGATCGCCGGGGTGCTGGACGGGCTGGATGGGCGTTTGGCGCGGCTCTTGCGCAGTTCAAGCGCGATGGGCGCCGAGCTTGATTCGCTCGCGGATTTCGTGAATTTCGGCGTCGCGGCCCCGCTGGTGATCTACTATTGGGGCCTTCAGGACGCACGACAAGCAGGCTGGATTGCGGTTCTCTTCTTTGCCGTGTGCTGCGTCATGCGTCTGGCGCGGTTTAATGTCAGTGCGCGCGAAGAGGGCGGCAAGGGCGGATCAGGGGCCTATTTCCAAGGTCTGCCTTCGCCCGCAGGCGCGCTTTTGGCGATGCTGCCGATGTTCGTGACCTTTGCACTGCCGGATATGTCCCCGCCGCCTGCGTTCCTCACCGGGCTTTATATGGCCGGTGTCGGCCTTCTGATGATTTCGCCGGTGCCGATCTGGTCGTTCAAGAAAACCCGCATCTCGCGCGAGAACGTCAAGTTCTTCCTCTTGGCCTTTGCCTGCGTGGCGGCGGCGCTGGTGATCTTTACTTGGGCGGCGTTGATCGTGATGTGTCTGGCCTATGTCGGTATGGTGATCTGGGCCGCGCTCTTCTGGTATCCCAACGAGGGTTAATCGAGATAGGCGTCGGCCCTCTGACCTGCGCGCTCGTGATGGATCGGCAAGGTGCGCCCGTAGAGCTGGCGACAGCGTTCAGGCGTGCCGACCATTCCCGGCTCTTCCACATAGGACAGGATCGCGACGTAACGCGGGGTCTTGCCGCGCAAGGGGGCGACCCGGTGGAGCGAATAGCGACCCCGGAAAATCTGAAGATCGCCCGGTTCCAGCACAAGCGTTCTGACCGTGTCAGAGGTGCCATCCAGCACCTTTTCCACCTCGGCAAAATTCTCGCCCCCGGCGCGGATATTGGGCGCATATTCAAACGCGCCCCCCTCTTCGGCATTCTGAATGGCGATGGTGACGGTGAAATTATTGGTGTCGAAATGCCATGGAAATCCATTGCCTTCGTCGGCGGCATTCACGATCACATCGGCCAGCGGATCGGCGTAGGGATAGAAATTCTCTTCCTCCAGACAGTCCTGAATAAAGGCGCTGAGCGCTGGATATTCATAAAGCGCGCGCAGCGGGCTTGCGGGCGGAAAGTTATCCGCCGGAATGAAGCTGTTGGAGCGCTCGAAAAACCGACGACGCGGATCGTGTGCGGGCAGGGTCGGGTCGTCCTTGGTGAAATAGGGATTGGTGCGATTAAAGGAGCGAAAGGCCTTGTCGGCGACGCTCTCAGCCTGCGCACGCAGGATCTCCACCCCCGCCGGGGTAAGGAACCCTTTGAGCACCGCACAGCCATCGCGGCCAAGATCGGCGCGGACGCGGTCTAGGATGATGTCGCGCGCGTGCCCCGTTTGGTGGACCGGGTAGCGGGCAAGATCAATCAGGGTGTCGGGGGTGCCCATGGGCGGTCTCCTGGCGGTGCGTTTGCCCAAGAGTATGGCCTGCGGCGCGCGCGTCTGTTCTGAAACCGACCGGCGGTGATGTCGGGCTCCAGGCCTGCGGTGTACAAACAAACAGCCGCCGGTTCCCCGGCGGCTGTCGTTTTTCAAACCCTGTCAATTCGGCTTAGTTGGGGATCTCTCCGGTCAGCCCTTCGACATAGAAATCCATGCCCAAGAGCGTGCCGTCATCGGCAACCTCGCCCTCGGCCAGCCAATCCGACCCGTCCTGCTTTTTCAGCGGCCCGGTGAACGGGTGATAGCTGCCGTCCGCCATGGCGGCCTTGAGGGCCAGCGCCTCTGCCTTGACATCCGCAGGCACCGCATCGGAAATCTCGCCAATGCCGACCATGCCCGGCCCGATGCCGTCCCATGTCTGCGTGCTCTCCCATGTGCCATCAATCACCGCCTGCGTGCGGTCAATGTAATAGGGGGCCCAGTTGTCGATGATCGACGACACGCGCGGGAAGGGGGCGTATTCGGCCATATCCGACGCCTGTCCAAAGGTCACGACATTGCCCGCCTTTTCGGCAGCGGCTTGCGGCGCGGTGGAATCGGTATGTTGCAGGATCACGTCCGCGCCCTGCTCGATCAGGGCAGTGGCGGCGTCTGCCTCTTTTGCGGGGTCAAACCAAGTGTAGGCCCAGATGATCTTGAACTCGACATCGGGGTTGACCTTTTTCGCGTGAATATAGGCCGAGTTGATGCCGCGAATGACCTCTGGGATCGGATAAGAGGCGATGTAGCCCACGATATTCGATTTGGTCATCTTGCCCGCGATATGGCCCTGCACCGCGCGCCCCTCGTAGAAACGGGCGGAATAGGTCGAGACATTGGGCAGGGTCTTGTAGCCGGTGGCGTGTTCGAATTTCACATTGGGGAACTTTTCGGCCACTGCCAGCGTCGGCTCCATAAAGCCAAACGAGGTGGTAAAGATCAGATCCGCCCCTTGCAGCGCCATTTGCGTGATGGCGCGTTCGGCATCGGCGCCCTCGGGCACGCTTTCTTGATAGACGGTTTCGACGGCATCGCCGAAATGCGCCTCAACCGCGAGCCTGCCTTTGTCATGCTCATAGGTCCAGCCGCCATCGCCGATGGGGCCGACGTAGATAAAGCCGATCTTGGTCTTGTCCTGCGCCACGGCGGCGCTTGCCAGACCAAGCGCCAAGGCGGCTGAGGTCAGTAGATGCGTGAGTTTCATTCGGGATCTCCCTGTTGTGATCTGTGATGTGATCTTATTGCGAGGCGTGAAAAATGCGGCCCAAAGAGCCGGGCGCGCGGGATTTGTCAGACGACATGATGACCAGCACGAGGATGGTGATCAAGTAGGGCGACATGGAAAGATATTCGACCGGGATCGCAACGCCTGCCGCCTGAAGATTGAGCTGCAATACCGAAACCCCGCCAAAGAGCCACGCGCCAAGCAGAACGCGCCCCACTTTCCACGAAGCAAAAACCACTAGGGCAAGCGCGATCCAGCCCCCCCCAGAGGTCATGCCTTCGGTCCATTGCGGCACCCGCACAAGGCTGAGATAGGCCCCGCCCAACCCGGCGCAAGCCCCGCCAAACAGGATCGCCAGAACGCGGATGCGCACCACCTTGTAGCCAAGCGCATGCGCGGCCTCATGGTTTTCACCCACCGCCCGCAGGATCAGCCCGGCGCGCGAATATTTCAGCAGCGCCCAGACCAAAGCCACAAGCGCTAGGGCGAAGTAAACCATCAGATCATGGGAAAACAACACACGCCCGACAAAAGGCAGATCGCTCAGCACAGGCAGGTCAAGCCGCGTGGTCGGCGGCGGCTTGATCCCGACATAGCCCTGTCCGATCAGCGACGAGAGGCCAAGGCCAAAGAGCGTCAGCGCGAGGCCACTAGCCACCTGATTGGCAAGGGCAAATTGGGTCAGCAGCGCGAAGAGAAGCGCCAGAACAGCGCCCCCGGCGGCGGCGGCCACAAACCCCACGACCGGCGAGCCGGAATTGACAGCCATGGCAAATCCGCAGATTGCGCCGGTGATCATCATCCCCTCGACCCCGAGGTTGAGCACGCCCGCCCGCTCGACAACCAACTCGCCCAATGCCGCCAGCAGAATGGGCGTAGAGGCGACGATGAGCGAGGCCAAAAGCAGCGCCGGATCAATCGAGGACAAAAGCATCACGCCACCTCCCGTGTCACCAACCGGACGCGGTAATTGGTCAGCAGGTCCACGGCCAAAAGGAAAAACAACAGCATCCCCTGAAAGAGTTGGATCGCGGCCGCAGGTAGCCCCATGTTGGATTGCGCCAATTCGCCGCCAATATAGGTGAGCGCCATCAAAAGCCCCGCAAGCAGGATGCCGACCGGGTGCAATCGGCCCAAAAAGGCCACGATGATCGCCGTAAACCCATAGCCCACGTTGAAATCAATGCTGACCTGCCCGGCGGGCCCCGCCACTTCAAAAAGCCCCGCCAATCCCGCCAAAGCGCCCGATGTGCCCAGACAGAATAGAACCAACCGCGCCGGGCGCACGCCGGCAAAACGGGCGGCGCGTGGCGCCTGACCCGCAAGCCGGATATGATAGCCAAGGATATGGCGGCTGAGCAGCACATAGGCGAAAATCACTGCGATCAGCGCCGCCACCACCCCCCAATGCATACCCGTGCCAGCAATAAGCTCTGCATTATGCGCGCTGTCATATTGGCGCAGGTTGCGCGAGCCGGGAAATCCGCGCCCTTCGGGGTTCTTCATCAACCCAAGGGCCATGGCCGCCAGCAATTGCTCTGCCACATAGACGAGCATGAGCGACACGAGGATTTCATTGGTGCCGAACCGCAGCTTGAGCACCGCCGGGATCATGCCCCAGGCCCAGCCCCCAAGCGCGCCAGCAAGGATCATCAGCGGAAAGATCAGCGCGCTCTCCGCTGGATAAAACGCAAGCGCCACCCCGGCCCCTGCCAGTGCGCCGACGATATATTGCCCCTCGGCCCCGATGTTCCAGATACCGGCACGAAACCCAAGGCTAAGCCCGATGGCGATCAGCACCAGAGGCGCGCCCTTGATCAGCAATTGCGGCCGGTAATAAAACGCGAACTCGCCAAAAAGCGGTTGCCAGAAAATCGTCGAGATGGCCGCTACCGGGTCTTCGCCAAGTGCCGCAAAAAGCGCCCCACCCGCCAGCATGGTGATCAGCACCGCCAAAACCGGCGTGGCCCAAGTCCAGAGCCGTGAGGGTTGAGGGCGCTTTTCCAGCTTCAGCATGGCGCGCGCCCATGTTTCTTTATGCGTTTCTTTATGGCTAAAATACTCAATAACGACAGGTCACACATGCGCCACCTCCATGCCATGTGCGCCGCCCATCATCAATCCGATCTCTTCGACACTCAGGCCTTGGGTCGGCCTGATGTCCGAAAGCCGTCCTTCGCTCAACGCGCCGAACCGGTCGGAAATCTCGATCAACTCGTCAAGGTCCTGACTGATGCAGATCACCGCCGCCCCCCCAGTGGCCAGATCAAGCAGGGCTTGGCGGATCGCGGCAGCGGCGGCGGCATCGACACCCCAGGTGGGCTGGTTGACCACCAGAACCTCGGGCCGTTGCAGCACTTCGCGGCCAATCACGAATTTTTGCAGATTGCCCCCCGACAGCGCCCGGGCGGCAGTGCCCGGGCCGGGCGTGCGCACGTCAAAGCCGGTGATGATACGGCGGGCAAAGGCCTCGGCCGCCTCCCATCTCAGAAACCCACGATTGAGCAGGCTTTCCCGCGCCGCCCCGGTCAGGATCGCATTCTCTGTCAGGCTCATGTCGGGGGCGGCGGCATGGCCCAGCCGTTCCTCAGGTGCGGTAAGCAGACCCATCGCGCGGCGGGTGCCGGGGCCGTGCTGACCGATCGCCATGCCCTTCAGGCGCACAGCCTCTGCCGTCACCGGCATTTCGCCCGACAGCGCGGCCAAAAGCTCATCCTGCCCGTTGCCCGCAACCCCGCCGATGCCCAGCACCTCTCCGGCCTGCACGGCAAAGGAAATCGCGTGAAGCGCGGTGCCGAACTGCCCCTGCGCCGCGACCGACAGGTCAGACACCTCCAGCACCACACCCGCCTTGGCACGCCCGGCGCGTTCCGGCGCGGCAAAGGTTGTGCCCACCATCATTTCCGCCATCGCGCGGGCCGAAGTGTCGCGCGGTGTGCAGGTGCCCACGTTGCGGCCCTGCCGCAGGATCGTGGCATGATCGCAGAGGGCGCGGATTTCCTCGAGCTTGTGCGAGATGTAAAGGATCGCCACGCCTTCACCCGTCAGCTTGCGCAGGGTCTGAAACAGGATATCCACCTCTTGCGGTGTGAGCACCGATGTCGGCTCGTCCATGATCAAAAGGCGGGGTTCCTGCAGGAGACAGCGGATGATCTCGACGCGCTGCCGCTCTCCTGCCGAAAGATCACCAACGGTCCGGTCGGGATCAAGCGGCAGGCCATAGGTTTCCGAGACGGCACGGATGCGCGCGGCCAGATCGCGCAGCGCTGGCGGGCGTTCCATCCCGAGGGCCACGTTCTCGGCCACGCTCATCGCATCAAAAAGCGAGAAATGCTGAAACACCATCGCCACCCCCGCCAGGCGCGCGGCATGGGGGTCTGGTGGGGCATAGGGGGTGCCGCGCAGCGTCATGGTGCCGCTGTCGGGCTTGACCAGCCCATAGATCATCTTGACGAGGGTTGATTTCCCGGCACCATTCTCGCCCAGCAGGGCATGCACTTCGCCCTCGCGGATGGCAAAGGATACGGCGTCATTGGCGACAACTCCCGGATAGGCCTTGGTCAGACCCGAGACGGTCAGCAAATCGCCTGTCACGCGGTTCTCCTTCGGTCTGCGGCCTTGATACCCGGCTCTTTCAGTAACGCAGCCGCCACGCCAAGCGCAATGGCTTGCGGGTGTTTGCCAAGGTTTGGATCGCCAATGGGGCAGGAAATGCGCGAAATCTGCGCGTCCGTATGCCCAAGTGCTGTCAATCTCTGCCGAAACCGCGCCCATTTGGTCGCGGAGCCGATGACACCCGCGCACCCAAAGGACCGTTGCAACAGGCGGTGGCACAGCTCCAGATCCAGCGCATGATCGTGGGTTACAATGATATGTGCGGCGGTATCAGGCGCTTGGCCGAGGGCGCGCAGGGGATCAACGGCGGCGGTGATCCCTTGGGGCAGCCCGCGCAGCATCTCGGCCCGCGCATCGGCCAGCGTCACTGCCAGATCGGGCAATGGGGCAAGCAGGGTGGCCAAGGCGCGGCCCACATGGCCCGCCCCGTGGATCACCACCGCAAGGCGCGGGCAAAGTGGCTCGATCAACCAGCCGTTTGCCCATGTAACACCCGTACCGGCGCTGGGCCGGGCGGCAGGCGGGGGGGCGATGCGCCCTTCAATCTGCCGTGCCCAACGGCCCGATCGCTCAAGCGCCTCAACCGCTGCGTCAAGTCTGTGCTGGTCGAACCGCTCGATCACCAATACCACCGACCCGCCACAGCATTGGCCAAGGGCCGGACCAAGCGCTTGGCGCAGCACGCGGGCATTCCCGCCCTCTGCCAAAAACCGTCGTGCCGAACCTGCCGCCTCATGCTCCAGCCGCCCGCCGCCGATGCTGCCCGATTGCCCTCCGGGCCAGACCTGCATCGCAGCCCCGGCGGCGCGTGGCGCAGAACCACGGGTGGCGGCGATCACCACCCGTGCGATCTGTCCCTCCCGCGCGACGGCTGCGCGCAGATCGTCGAGGTCACGCATCGCGGCGCGCTTTCTGACGCGCGATAGCGCTCAGCAGCCGCTCGGGTGTGGCCGGGGCGTCAAGCGCCGGATAGCCCGAACCAAACGCCGCCACCGCAGCGCTGAGCGCCATCAGCGCCGAAATCCCCAGCATAAAGGGCGGCTCGCCGACAGCCTTGGAGCGATAGATCGTTGGGCGCGGATTCTGCGCCTCCCACAGCGCCACGTTGAACACCGCTGGCCGGTCTGAACAGGCAGGGATCTTATAGGTCGAGGGCGCGTGGGTGCTGAGCCGTCCGGCCTTGTCCCACACCAGTTCCTCGAGCGTCAGCCAGCCCGCCCCCTGCACATAGCCGCCCTCGATCTGCCCGATGTCGAGCGCGGGATTAAGCGAGGCCCCGCAATCATGCACGATATCGGCGCGCAGGATGCGGTTCTCGCCGGTCAGGCCGTCGACGATCACCTCGGTCACGGCCGCCCCATAGGCAAAGTAATAAAATGGCCGCCCCTCTCCCTTGATCCGGTCCCACGCAAGGTCGGGCGTCTTGTAAAAGCCGGTGGCGGACAGGCTCACGCGCTGTTCGTAGCAGAACCGGGCGGCCTCTGCGAAGCTCAGGTGGGCCGTTCCCACCCGCAGGCGACCGCCGTCAAATTGCACCTCCTCGGGCGGCACGGTGTGATGCGCCGCCAGACAGGCAGCCATCCGGTCGCGGATCGTATCGCAGGCCGCCTGAACCGCCATACCGTTGAGATCGCTGCCGGAACTTGCCGCTGTGGCCGAGGTATTGGGCACTTTGGCGGTATCGGTCGCGGTGATCTTGATG
The nucleotide sequence above comes from Roseovarius mucosus. Encoded proteins:
- a CDS encoding ABC transporter permease; this encodes MLKLEKRPQPSRLWTWATPVLAVLITMLAGGALFAALGEDPVAAISTIFWQPLFGEFAFYYRPQLLIKGAPLVLIAIGLSLGFRAGIWNIGAEGQYIVGALAGAGVALAFYPAESALIFPLMILAGALGGWAWGMIPAVLKLRFGTNEILVSLMLVYVAEQLLAAMALGLMKNPEGRGFPGSRNLRQYDSAHNAELIAGTGMHWGVVAALIAVIFAYVLLSRHILGYHIRLAGQAPRAARFAGVRPARLVLFCLGTSGALAGLAGLFEVAGPAGQVSIDFNVGYGFTAIIVAFLGRLHPVGILLAGLLMALTYIGGELAQSNMGLPAAAIQLFQGMLLFFLLAVDLLTNYRVRLVTREVA
- a CDS encoding GH25 family lysozyme; protein product: MLRPFLLCLALICGPALATERYGDYAPVDFGPRGPSSYPVHGLDVARFQNEIDWRRVALSGVAFAFIKATEGGDLKDAQFDRNWQLAAREGIPRGAYHFYYFCTPPEVQAQWFIQNVPRRGRALPPVLDMEWNPFSPTCVVRPPGAEVRRQAQIFLDIVERYYGQRPIIYTTPEFYEQTGIGQIEGVEFWLRAVAKTPDQVYPGKRWTFWQYTGTGIVPGVEGGVDINVFAGSERQWKDWLGTHWK
- a CDS encoding aldo/keto reductase; this encodes MRTVITSPDGTPASRFAFGTMQFGDAADEAASRAMFDACLAAGITHFDTAHLYTDGAAETLLGQFAAPHRDRLTIATKAGYSGGAGRANILAQFDISRQRLGMDKVEILYLHRFDPDTPLEETLETFADLRARGQIDHVGLSNFAAWQVMKAACIAARFDLTISILQPMYSLIKRQAEVEILPMAASEGMVVAGYSPLAGGLLTGKYARGETGRLTGNERYAVRYGQGWMQEAAVHLSQIAQELGTDPATLAVAWAAQHPARPVPIISGRSAAQIAPSLAALEFDMDAALYARMATLSPAPPPATDRTEEA
- a CDS encoding DUF938 domain-containing protein encodes the protein MEQRPLPPTASIAHAGDGAKLHAPSAERNAAAITEALASIAPATGRALEIASGTGQHIVGFARAMPGLDWQPTEIDPARRDSINAWAAEAGLPNLRAALPLNATQAGWGAEHGNRALIVLINLLHLISTPEAQTLVQEGADALAPGGRFALYGPFLRSGEATSEGDARFHASLIAQDPAIGYKDLEEVQHWLRDAGLILIESRAMPANNVLLIAERSA
- a CDS encoding BMP family ABC transporter substrate-binding protein translates to MKLTHLLTSAALALGLASAAVAQDKTKIGFIYVGPIGDGGWTYEHDKGRLAVEAHFGDAVETVYQESVPEGADAERAITQMALQGADLIFTTSFGFMEPTLAVAEKFPNVKFEHATGYKTLPNVSTYSARFYEGRAVQGHIAGKMTKSNIVGYIASYPIPEVIRGINSAYIHAKKVNPDVEFKIIWAYTWFDPAKEADAATALIEQGADVILQHTDSTAPQAAAEKAGNVVTFGQASDMAEYAPFPRVSSIIDNWAPYYIDRTQAVIDGTWESTQTWDGIGPGMVGIGEISDAVPADVKAEALALKAAMADGSYHPFTGPLKKQDGSDWLAEGEVADDGTLLGMDFYVEGLTGEIPN
- a CDS encoding CDP-alcohol phosphatidyltransferase family protein, with the translated sequence MTPEPEPPARREVTLAQLLPNMLTVAAICAGVTAIRLGVQGDYVRAVQLLLIAGVLDGLDGRLARLLRSSSAMGAELDSLADFVNFGVAAPLVIYYWGLQDARQAGWIAVLFFAVCCVMRLARFNVSAREEGGKGGSGAYFQGLPSPAGALLAMLPMFVTFALPDMSPPPAFLTGLYMAGVGLLMISPVPIWSFKKTRISRENVKFFLLAFACVAAALVIFTWAALIVMCLAYVGMVIWAALFWYPNEG
- a CDS encoding carboxymuconolactone decarboxylase family protein, which produces MRWPDKIDTTRQELRALNALIPDTARAFGGLGKAVKEGGTLEFKVKEFVALGIAVATKCEPCIALHMEALIRTGATREEVGDVLAMSIQMGGGPAMMYAAKALACYDELAEKG
- a CDS encoding ABC transporter ATP-binding protein; protein product: MTGDLLTVSGLTKAYPGVVANDAVSFAIREGEVHALLGENGAGKSTLVKMIYGLVKPDSGTMTLRGTPYAPPDPHAARLAGVAMVFQHFSLFDAMSVAENVALGMERPPALRDLAARIRAVSETYGLPLDPDRTVGDLSAGERQRVEIIRCLLQEPRLLIMDEPTSVLTPQEVDILFQTLRKLTGEGVAILYISHKLEEIRALCDHATILRQGRNVGTCTPRDTSARAMAEMMVGTTFAAPERAGRAKAGVVLEVSDLSVAAQGQFGTALHAISFAVQAGEVLGIGGVAGNGQDELLAALSGEMPVTAEAVRLKGMAIGQHGPGTRRAMGLLTAPEERLGHAAAPDMSLTENAILTGAARESLLNRGFLRWEAAEAFARRIITGFDVRTPGPGTAARALSGGNLQKFVIGREVLQRPEVLVVNQPTWGVDAAAAAAIRQALLDLATGGAAVICISQDLDELIEISDRFGALSEGRLSDIRPTQGLSVEEIGLMMGGAHGMEVAHV
- a CDS encoding ABC transporter permease, whose protein sequence is MLLSSIDPALLLASLIVASTPILLAALGELVVERAGVLNLGVEGMMITGAICGFAMAVNSGSPVVGFVAAAAGGAVLALLFALLTQFALANQVASGLALTLFGLGLSSLIGQGYVGIKPPPTTRLDLPVLSDLPFVGRVLFSHDLMVYFALALVALVWALLKYSRAGLILRAVGENHEAAHALGYKVVRIRVLAILFGGACAGLGGAYLSLVRVPQWTEGMTSGGGWIALALVVFASWKVGRVLLGAWLFGGVSVLQLNLQAAGVAIPVEYLSMSPYLITILVLVIMSSDKSRAPGSLGRIFHASQ
- a CDS encoding phosphatidylserine decarboxylase, which codes for MKMHETFIKPMHPEGRKFVAIFALITFGLFMLWDVLGWIGVGLTVWCYYFFRDPERVTPERPGLIISPADGMVSLIEPAVPPAELGLPATPLTRVSVFMSVFNCHVNRAPVAGRVSAVAYRPGKFFNASLDKASADNERNGVVIEMADGRLLPVVQIAGLVARRIVCFVKPGDALGRGERFGLIRFGSRLDIYLPEGVVPSVRVGQTMVAGETVIAELGQ